TTCCAATTTGACTTTGATTCCGATACTATGAGATCTAGAGTCTAAAAATCCGCCAATTCGATCCACCTTACCTTTGATAGCTGAAGAATTTTTCCCTGAGGGAATAAATATAACTGACTTACCAGGGGAAAGATAGATAAGATCCGATTCAGCAATTTGAAATCCAGCGGAAAGTTCACCTTTTTCTATGAGAACCATAACCGGCATTTGGTTTGTTAGTTCCCCTTCCTTGGTATGGATTTTTAATATTTTACCAGGTTTCGGAGCTCTCAATCGAGCTTCAGCTAACAATTGATCGTTAGACTTAATTTGACTTTTTATAATTTTTTGATGAGACTGACTTAATTCGTATTCAGATTTTTCTAAAGATGTATTTTTTTCCCTCCAAAATTTTAGTTTCTCTTCAAAATTAAGGTTCTCTGAACCTAAATCTAAATTGATTCCCGATAATAAATTTTCTCTATCTCTAATTAAATTTTTATATTGAGTTTGTTTGGATTCCTCGTCTTGTTTTAGTTTTTCTATTTCGGTTAAGGAAACAAACCCTTGTTTCCAAAGTAAAATTTTCTTCTCTTTTAAGTCTTTACTTAGAGACCATTCTTTTTCGGCTAAATCAATCCATTCCGTTTTTTTATCAATTTCTCTCAGTTTGATATCAATTTGTTTCTCTGCAGTTTTCCATTTTTCCAAAGCAATCGATACTTGGGATCCAGCTATTTCTGAAGAAAGACGTAACCGCTCCCCCTCTAATCGTATCAATTCATCATCCATCTCCAATAGAATTTGGCCTTCTTTTACATAACTTCCTTCTTCAACAAAAATCTTTCGAATCCTTCCATTTTGTTTGCTATGTAGTTGAATTTCTTTTGTAGGCTCTACAACCGAAGGAAATTCTAAAACTTTGTTTTCTTCCAATACACGTGGTTTTTTATACACCAAACTTTGTTTTGGCGATTCCATCGCGGAAATTTCATTCATTTTTCCCCAGGATTCAGGGAAATACAGAACTGTAGCCAATAAGGGAAATCGACCACGCATCCCCACTGTAGATAAGTAATTATAAAGAAATGAGGAGGAAACGTATAAAACTCCCAATATCATGATCTTACGAATCCAAATTTTTATTATGGACCACTGATTTGAATTCATACATTTGCCAATGCTAGAACAAAGAAAACAAATAAGATAGGATTCAAATAACCCAAACTATGGGAAAGAAATAGAATAAAGCGGTCTTCTGAAACAAACAAACGATTGTACAATTCGCCATTTTTTATCAGAAAAACTAAAAACAAACCTGTCCAAAACATCACAACCAAGAAAGAATAAAACTTTGTATCTAAAAATAAGCCTAAGAACTGGTTTCCTATAAACAATAGGCATACAAAGAAAAAGAATTGTTGTGTGAGTTTTTTAAGGAAACTTTTCAGATTACTACTATAGGTAAGTTTAGTTCTGATTCCTTTTGCGAATAAAAAATTGATACTGAATGAAACAATAAAATAAAAAACTGCGACAAAAAGGACACTAAATATCTGAAACGGATACAAACTCCAAATAGAAAGTTCTTTGCCTGAGTTGGCCGCGTTCACTTCCAAATTTCGATTGATCTTTATACATTCTTCCCAATTCCAAAAACAGTGGAACCCATAGAGGAAAAGGTAAAGCAGTAGATAAAAAAAAGGAGAATGATAAAAATTGATTACCTTTACTTTTCCCAATCTCCCCATTTTTCGAATGTTTGCTTGGAACCAATGCATCCAGACAGAACCAATCATTTGATTTCTCCCAATTGTTTTTGTAGTCTATCTACTTGGGTTTGGAATTGTTTCCACTGGGCCAAAAAAAGTTTTCTTTGTTTACCTTGCCATTTACTTTGATTCAATTTTAAATATAACAAACAAGCTTCTGGAGATACCGACAAAAGTTCGATTAGTTTTGATTCATCTTCTGCCGATACGATGACCGGCAATGATGATACAAACACAGCCTTAAAA
The window above is part of the Leptospira terpstrae serovar Hualin str. LT 11-33 = ATCC 700639 genome. Proteins encoded here:
- a CDS encoding efflux RND transporter periplasmic adaptor subunit, translated to MNEISAMESPKQSLVYKKPRVLEENKVLEFPSVVEPTKEIQLHSKQNGRIRKIFVEEGSYVKEGQILLEMDDELIRLEGERLRLSSEIAGSQVSIALEKWKTAEKQIDIKLREIDKKTEWIDLAEKEWSLSKDLKEKKILLWKQGFVSLTEIEKLKQDEESKQTQYKNLIRDRENLLSGINLDLGSENLNFEEKLKFWREKNTSLEKSEYELSQSHQKIIKSQIKSNDQLLAEARLRAPKPGKILKIHTKEGELTNQMPVMVLIEKGELSAGFQIAESDLIYLSPGKSVIFIPSGKNSSAIKGKVDRIGGFLDSRSHSIGIKVKLELKQNMILPGMFGLIQVKLPEITEKVLIPSSSLHGDEASGFYVNVKSVGGIEKRFIQFKPYLLNELEILSGLSADEIVESSLSL